GCCGGGGAGTATACGGGAACGGGGGAATTGCCCCTACATGACGTGGAGCATCAAGGACATGCGCGGAAACCGCCCCGCGGGGGGCGGCTCACAGCCGGGGGGCAAAGAAGGGGCCTGCGGGCGCCAGGGGCTCAGCCCCGCTCCGGCCTCCCCACCGAGTCGTAGCGGAAGCCCGCCTCCCGCATCCGGCGCGGCTCGTAGACGTTGCGCAGGTCGACGAAGACGTCGCCCCGCATCAGGGCCTTGACCCGCGCCAGGTCGAGGCCGCGGTAGGCGTTCCACTCGGTGAGCAGGACCACGGCGTCGGCTCCGGTCATGGTCTCGTAAATATCGGCGCAGTACTCGATCCCGGGCGGCAGGACCCTCTTCGCCTCCTCCACCCCCTGGGGGTCGTGGGCGCGCACGACGGCCCCCTTCTCCAGCAGGGTCGGCAGGATGGCGAGCGCCGGAGCGTCGCGCATGTCGTCGGTCTCGGGCTTGAAGGTCAGCCCCAGGACGGCGATGGTCTTGCCCGCCTCGTTGCCGCCGAGGGCCGCGCGGATCTTCTTCAGCATCCGCGCCTTCTGGGCGGCGTTGACCTCGACCACGGCCTCCACGATGCGGCTGGAGACCCCGTGCTCCTGGGCGATCCGCACCAGGGCGAGGGTGTCCTTGGGGAAGCAGGAGCCGCCGTAGCCCGGGCCTGGGTGCAGGAACTTACGCCCGATGCGCCCGTCGAGCCCCATCCCGCGGGCGACCGCGTGGACGTCGGCGCCCACCGCCTCGCACAGGGTCGAGATCTCGTTGATGAAGCTGATCTTGGTGGCGAGGAAGGCGTTCGACGCGTACTTGATGAGCTCGGCGCTCTCGAGGCCGGTCGCCAGGATCGGGGTCTCGATCAGGTTCAGCGGGCGGTAGAGCTCGCGCAGCAGGGCCTCGGCCCGGGGGCTCTCGACCCCGATGACGACGCGGTCGGGGCGCATGAAGTCGCCGATGGCCGCGCCCTCGCGCAGGAATTCCGGGTTGGAGGCCACGTCGAAGTCGGCGTCCGGGCGCTCCTCGCGGATGATCCGGGCGACCTGGCGGGCGGTCCCGACCGGCACCGTGGACTTGTCGACGATGACCGTGTAGCCCTGCAGGTGCTTCGCCACGTCGCGGGCCGCGGCGTAGACGTAGGAGAGGTCGGCGTGGCCGTCGCCCCGGCGGGTGGGGGTGCCGACCGCGACGAACACCAGGTCCGCCTCGCCGACCGCGGGCGAGAGCTCGGTGGTGAAGCGCAGCCGGCCCGCCGTCACGTTGCGGGCCATCAGGGCGTCCAGGCCCGGCTCGTAGATGGGCACCTCGCCCCGCTGCAGACGCTCGATCTTGCCCGCGTCCACGTCGACGCAGGTGACGTCCGCCCCGAATTCGGCGAAGCAGGCCCCGGAGACGAGACCGACGTAGCCCGAGCCAATCATCACGACGTTCATGGGGGGTCCTTTTCGCCTACAGCCGCCAGAGCGCCACGCCGTCCGGGATCCGGTCGCGGGGCAGCACCCCCTTCACGTCGGCCACCACCCCCTTGCCGCCGTCCAGGAGCGAGGTGATGAGCCCCCACCCCTCCCGCAGATACGGCTGATGGGCGACGGCGAGGACCACCGCGTGGGCGGGCGCGAGTTGCTCGCGCGGCACCAGGTGCACACCGTACTCCTCGTGGGCCTCGGCCGCGTTCGCCATCGGATCGTGGACCTGGACCAGCACACCGTAATCCTG
The window above is part of the Gammaproteobacteria bacterium genome. Proteins encoded here:
- a CDS encoding UDP-glucose/GDP-mannose dehydrogenase family protein, translating into MNVVMIGSGYVGLVSGACFAEFGADVTCVDVDAGKIERLQRGEVPIYEPGLDALMARNVTAGRLRFTTELSPAVGEADLVFVAVGTPTRRGDGHADLSYVYAAARDVAKHLQGYTVIVDKSTVPVGTARQVARIIREERPDADFDVASNPEFLREGAAIGDFMRPDRVVIGVESPRAEALLRELYRPLNLIETPILATGLESAELIKYASNAFLATKISFINEISTLCEAVGADVHAVARGMGLDGRIGRKFLHPGPGYGGSCFPKDTLALVRIAQEHGVSSRIVEAVVEVNAAQKARMLKKIRAALGGNEAGKTIAVLGLTFKPETDDMRDAPALAILPTLLEKGAVVRAHDPQGVEEAKRVLPPGIEYCADIYETMTGADAVVLLTEWNAYRGLDLARVKALMRGDVFVDLRNVYEPRRMREAGFRYDSVGRPERG